A segment of the Gemmatimonadales bacterium genome:
GTCAGTTTTGCCGAACTGAATCCCAGGCCTCTCTTGTAGACGGTCACCACGTTGCGGATGACTCCGGGGTCGCCCGTCAGGTCGCCCTGCAGGACGACGAGGTCTGCTTCCTGGCCCGGCAGTACCGCCCCGACGCGGTCGGCAATGCCCAGAATCCTGGCGCCGTTCTGGGTCATGATCTGCACGGCCCCTTCGGGTGAAAAGCCGGCCTCGACCAGGAGCTCGTAGTTCCGCTGGTCGGCATACCCCGCAATCGCCGACAGGCAGCAGGGGTCCGATCCGGCGCCGAGCAGGCCTCCCGCGGCCACGAAGGCCCGTTCGAAGGCCATCCCGTTCTTGAACGCCTTGAGCAGCACCGGGTCGTTCTGCGTGGCGGAGCGGGTGTAGAAGGAGTCGACCGACGCGGCCGCCGCCGGGAACAGCGCAGCGAGCACTCGCGGATCGCGCGGGACGGGGCGGCCCGAGCCAAGCTCGATGACGGCGAGTGTGGACGTCATGCTGACGCCGCGCGCGACCATTTCCCGAATCGTCTCCTGCACCTCGGGTCCGTTGATGTCGAGGTTGCCGTAGACTTTTCGCTGGGTGACGTAGTCCGACGGGCATTGGTCCGGCTGCTTGCCGGGGAAATACTCGAGGTTGTCGAGGAAACCGTGCTCCAGATTGTCGATGCCGAGCGCCACGGCCTCGCGGAACCCGATCGAGCAGAGGTGACCGGTGACTTTGACGCCGTGCTTGTGCGCCTCTTTGATGGCCGCACCCAACGAGGCCCGTGAGATCTGGGTATACGCCTTGAACCAGGAGACCCCTTCCTCAGACCAGTAGCGCACCAGGCGCGCGGCATCCTCGGGGCCCGAGAGCGGGTACATCGCTCCAGGCCCGGGTCCGGGGCCCTGCAGGTACGGCCCGGTCACGAAAATGTCGGGGCCCGGCTGCTCACCAAGGCCGAGCGAACGCTTGAGGTTGAGCTCCTGGTACGAGTCGACGCTCCCGGTGGTCCGGATGGTCGTGACACCCGCGCTCAGAAAGAGGCGGGGATAGCTCTGCAGCATCAGCTTCATCGATCCGCCGGCTGCAGAGCTGTAGTACATGTGGTCGTGGAGCCCGATGATGCCGGGCATCACGGTGTGACCGGACAGATCGATTCGGCGCGCCCCACTCGGTACGGCCGTGGTCGCCGTTGGCCCGACGGCGGCAATCCGGTCGCCGCTGATCAGGATCGTTTGTCGGGTGCGCGCCGGGGTGCCGGTGCCATCGATCAGCCGGACGTTGGTGAGGGCCACGACCGGTTCATTGATATCAACGTAGCGCGCGACCGCAGGCTGAAGCTGACGGGGCGCCTGTGCCGGAAGGGCCCCGGCCAGTGCGAGTGTCAGCACCGAAACTGAGCGAATGAGCATGGACGTGGCCTGTCGCAGTGAGGAGTTGCGGATCGAGACTAGTAGAGCTCGCCGAGGAGGCACCGGGCCGAGCCGCCACCGAGCGTTTCGAAGGCGTCGAGTTCAGCGTGTACGATGGTACCGTGCTTGCTGATCCGCTGCCGCTCGATCTCGGAGAAGCCGCGGTAGGCCGTGCTCGACATCGCGAAGAGGCGCTCGTCGTTGTCGCTGATGAGCGCGAGACAATTGCCGCAGTAGGCGAGCACCTGATCGCGGGAAATGGGCAGGATCTCGAAGCCCCCTTCTCGCAGGCTGGCTTCGACCGCGTCACGACTGACCAGGCCGTCGGAGGCGTGTTCGCTGATCGATTCGAGGCAGACTCCGGCCAGCCCGTGCCCGAGGAACATCATCACGTTGGTGTGATAGTACGGCGTGCCCGTGGCGTCGGTCGATTCGAACGCGACGAGACGATAGCCGAGCTCGGCGGCCCAGATCCGGGCCAGGCCGAGATCGGTGCGTGGAGAGACGGCCGCGTAGGCAACGCCGGACCGTGGGTCGAGGCAGAGGCTGCCGGTGCTCTCGAGATAGAGGTGTTGCTGCTCGTGCGGCGAGAGGTCGACGGTGCGGGGGTATCGCTGCCGGAGCAGCGAGACCAGTTCCGGGCGACGTTCCAGGCGCCGACTCGGCGCCAGCATCGGGTACAGCACCAAAGTGCCCTCTCGGCCGAGGTCGGTCGGGGGATGGGTCGAGAACCAGTTGTTGCAGAACGGCGCATCGGGTGTCGCGTCGAGACTTCGGACGCAGGTGACCATCACCCCGTGGTCGATCAGGCGATTCCGAAACTCAGCGTGCTGCTGCAGGGCCAACTCGGCAAGCTCCGCACCTCGGCGGGCGTCGACGCTGTGCTGGAAGACGTTGGACTCGGCGGTTTCGGCATTCGACCGGTACTCGTAGGGTGCCACCATCAGGACGTGAGAGGCGAACCGCTCGGTCATGTTTTCGCTCCGACGAGCCGTGGAGAAGATGCGTGCATCGGAGAAGGGTAGACCGGGAGCGGACGAGAGTCGAGCCCAAGCTTCGAGGTCAGGTGGCCGGTGGTCGGACCGGAGGCGGGCCGGTGAACTCCCGCATCACGTTCCACTGGGCCCAGTGCGGGCAATTCGATTCGCCGGGCTTGAGCCGGCCGCGCCAGTGGCCGGTGGGGCAGTCGCAGCTGCCGACTGTGGCGTGACGAGGGGTGTAGATCCGCCCGCCCATCATCTCGGGGCGCCGCTGTCCGGTCCAATGGTGACAGGTGGCACAGTACATCGAGAACGCGATATAGTCGATCATCTGCCGTCGCAGTCAGAAGATCATTCAGGCTACCCGGGTCCGATCAACCAGAGTTCAACGAAATGCAACACTGCAACGTACAATGACTTGCGGGCGCCCTCTGGCGCTCTCGCGCGCATGGCATAATCTTAGGTAGCTCCAACGACGACATCCCCATGCTGAAAGAGCGATGCTTCGCGCGCGCGTCCCGATCGGACCGCGCGGCGTGGATGAAAGTGACTGCCCGGGTCCGCCGGCTGGTCGACGATGTCCACGATGGTGATCTCCTTGCCGCCTCGGTGCACGCCGGGGTGCCGTACAAGCTGCTGCGTGAACTGCATGCTGGTCGGGCCAAGCAGCCGGACACCCGGACGCTGGCGCGGCTGGCGCGAACCTATCACCTGCCGATCGACTGGTTCTTCGAGGGTACCGCGGCAGATGACGGCACGGTTCCGATGGTCGGCTGGACGGGATACGTCCATGACCCGGGAACAGCGGGCTCGCGGCGGATTACGATTCCGATCGCTGCCTGGCCTCTGATCCGGGTGCTGGTGCAGCTCGAACTGCGGCTGCGCGATCAGCCAGCCGATCCCGATCGGCCCATCATTGGTGAGGCGACCGATCCGCGCGAGATCCGGAGTCGCCTAACGTCGTTTATCTTCCAGCCGCTGCTCGCGGCCCGCCCGATCAGCGCCATGGAGCTGGGGTCGCGGGCCCTGGTCGAGAGTCAGTGGGTCGAGATGCTGCGGGACCTGGGGCGGTTCTGGGAGCGGGCGTTGGGGTCCCTCCTGGCCGGGTTGCCGGAGTTCAAGACCAGCGAACCGATCGACCACACGACCTGAAGTTCCTCGGCGTCTCTCTTCGATATCGGCGCGACCGTGACGGGGACGTCTCCCGGATCGGTCGCGTCTCGTTGGCGGCAGTCTCACAAACGCTTTGGAGTGTGTCATGGCCTTGAGAAATCGACTGGCGGCGCTCGGCGTGTGCGCCTGGCTTGGCGTGGTGGCGTGCGGCGGTGGTTCGAGCGAGTCGTACGACATCGTGCTGGCGGGAGGCCGCGTGATGGACCCCGAATCGGGTCTCGATGCGGTTCGTCACGTCGGTATCCGGGGCGACCGGATCGTCGCAGTGTCGACGTCGCCGTTGCGCGGGGTCCAGGAGGTGGACGTGTCGGGCCTGGTCGTGGCGCCGGGGTTCATCGACCTCCATGCGCACGGGCAGAACCTGAGCGACAATCGCTGGCAGGCGCGCGATGGCGTCACCACCGCGCTCGAAATGGAGGCGGGCGTGTGGCCGGTCGAGTCGTGGTATGCCGAGCGAGCGAAGGAGGGGCTGCTCAACTACGGCGGCACGGTGGGTCACATCGGAGCCCGGATCCAGTACATCACCGGGGCGACCTCTGAGAATGATCCGGCCATCGGTCGTCTCAACGCCCAGGGCTTTCCGATCTGGTCGCACCAGCGCCTCGAGGCGAGCGAGTTTCCCGGGCTCGTTGCCCTGATCGAGGAAGGCCTCCGGGTGGGAGGACTGGGTATCGGGATGGGGATCAACTACTCGCCGGCCGCGAGCCCGCAGGAGATCTACCGGGTCTTCGAACTGGCCGCCGCCCACGGCGTGCCGATCTACGTCCATGTGCGCGGCGCCGGCGTGGGTGAGCCCAACGGCAGCTTCGGATCGATTCAGGAGATGCTCTCCAACGCGCTGACGAGCGGGGCCTCGCTTCACATCGTGCACCTCGGCAGCAGCGGGCTGATTCAGGGACCCAAGCTCGCGACCATGATCGACGCGGCGCGGGCGCGCGGGGTGGATGTAACGACTGAGGTGTATCCCTATACAGCTGCATCGACCGCCATCGAGTCGGCCATCTTCGATCCCGGGTGGCAGGAGCGGCTCGGCATCAGCTACGGCGACATTCAGTGGGCCGCGACCGGTGAGCGGTTGACCCGCGAAAGCTTCGACCGGTATCGCAAGCAGGGTGGTCCCATCATCATCCATCTCATTCCCGAGACCACGGTTGACTCCCTGGTGGCGCACCCGGGGGTCATGATCGCCAGCGATGGCGTGCCCATCATCAACGGCCGTGGCCATCCGCGGGGGGTTGGTACCTACGCACGCGTGCTGGGTCGCTACGTTCGCGAGCGAAAGGCTCTCTCGCTGATGGACGCGCTCGGTAAGATGTCGTATCTGCCCGCCGAACGACTCCGGGGCGCGCTGCCCGAGATGGCACGCAAGGGCCGGGTTCAAGTCGGGGCCGATGCCGATCTGACGGTCTTCGACGCCGAGCGTGTCATCGACCGGGCAACCTTCGACGACCCGGCGCAAGCGTCGGAGGGGATACCGCACGTCATGGTGAACGGTGTGTTCGTGGTTCGAGACGGGCAGCTGGTCGACGGCGTGCTGCCGGGCCGACAGGTTCGGCGAACGACTCCGCCGAGCCCGTGACGGTCGAGCGGCAGGACGAGCCGCGTCGGGTGTATCAGGCGCAACTGGATCAGACCCGTGCGCAACTTGCGGACGAGAGCGCCCGGTTTGCCCGGGTTGGCCTGGTGCGGCTCGGGGTGTTTGTGGCTGGGGTCGTGGCCTCGGTGGCGGCGGTGCTTGCGCGGGGCGGGGTCGCGACGTGGATCGTGGCAGGCCTCGCGGTCGGGTTCATCGCGCTGGTGGTCTGGCACGAGCGGATTGCGCGCCGACGCGGGCGTCTGGCCCGATCGGTGGCTTACTACGAGCGTGGGGTGGCGCGGCTCGAGCACCGCTGGCGTGATGGCGGCGACGATGGGGTCAGGTTCCGAAGTGAGGCTCACCTCTATGCCGACGACCTCGAGCTGTTCGGTCCCGGCTCGCTCTTTCAGTACCTGTCAACGGCCGGCACGGAGGGTGGCGCGAGCACGCTGGCGGATTGGTTGCTGACACCGGCACCAGCGGACGTCATCCGCGAGCGCCAGGAGGCGGTTGGTGAGCTGGCCGGTAAGCACGAGCTGCGGCACGACCTCGCTGTGGCGGCGCCGGAGGTGCGGGAAGTGCTCGATGCCTCGGTGCTGCGACCCTGGCTCGCGTCCCCGCCGGTTCCGTTTGCCGGTTGGATCGGACCTGCGGCGATGGTGGTCGCTGCGAGCAACGTCGTGACGACCGTCCTGGCGCTGGCTGGACAGGTGCCCGGCATCGTACCGGCGGTGTCGTACGGGGTCGGCGTTGCGCTGGCCCTTGCCGTTCGTGACCGGGTGCGTCGGGTGCTGCAATCGGTCGATCGCCCGGTCCGCGAGCTTCGGGTCCTGGCGACGCTGGTCGATCGCGCCCGGGCAGAGACCTTCACGAGCGGCCGGCTGGCGGCGCTGGCCGCGTCATGGTACGGCGGAGCAGGGTCTGCCGTGCTGCAGATTCGCCGGCTCGAGCGACTGACCGATCTGGCAGATGCGCGACGCAACCAGCTGTTCGCGCCGCTCGCTGCGCTGCTGATGCTTGGTACGCAGCTGGGCGTCGCGGTCGAACGTTGGCGTCAGCGGATCGGCACCGGCGCGGCCGACTGGCGGGATGGGGTCGGTGAGCTCGAAGCCCTGGTGTCACTGGCCACCTTTGCCTTCGAGCAGCCCGATACCAGCTTTCCCGAGATCCGTGGTGTCGGCGAACCGATCGAGGCAGCCGGCCTGGCGCACCCGCTCCTTCCGGCCGACCGCGCCATTCGCAACAGCCTGACTCTGGGGGGCGAATGCCGCCTGCTGATGGTCAGCGGTTCGAACATGTCGGGCAAGAGCACCCTGCTCAAAGCGATCGGGACCAACCTGGTGCTGGCCTATGCGGGTGCACCAGTCCGGGCTCACCGGTTCGGCGCGGGCCAGTGGGCGCTTGGCGCTTCGCTCGTGCTCCGCGAGTCGCTGCTGGAGGGCCGTTCACGGTTTTATGCGGAGATCCTGCGGCTGCGGGACATCGTTGCCGCAGCCGAAGCAGGGCAGCGAGTGCTGTTTCTCCTCGACGAGTTGCTGAGCGGCACCAATTCTCACGATCGGGCCATTGGTGCGCACGGGATCCTGCATGGCCTGGTGGATCTGGGGGCGGCAGGCGTGGTCACGACGCATGACCTGGCTCTGACCGAGAGCGCAGTTCGCCTCGGCGTTCGGGCGCAGAACTGGCACCTCGAAGACGTCCTGGTCGACGGACAGTTGGAGTTCGACTATCACCTCAAACCGGGTGTGGTCAGACGCAGCAACGCGCTCGCCCTCATGAAGGCGGTGGGGCTCTCTGTGCCCAACGACCTGACCTAACCAGTCGCCCCTTGCGGCGATCGGGTGCCGGCAGTATTGTCGACAGTATACAATCTTGACCAGTTCGCCGCCGGAGTTCGCGTCGGCGTGTCGGGCAGCTGACCCGAGACATCATCCAGACTCGACAGGATTGCTGGAAGGGGGATCGATGCATCTGCATGCTCGCCTTGTTCTGTCCATACTGCTTGGGCTCACCGCCACCGCTGCGGCGCAGAGTCGTCCGTCGCGGGCGGAGGTGAGCCGGTGGGAGCGCCAGGCCCGTAACGTCACGATCTATCGGGATACCTACGGTGTTCCCCATGTCCACGGCCGCACCGACGCCGATGCGATGTTCGGGATGGCCTATGCTCGTGCCGAGGACCGGTTTCAGGAGACGGAACCGGCGTACATCCAGGCGCTGGGCCGACTGGCGGAAGTGCAGGGTGAGGACGGGGTTGGCTGGGATCTGATGGTGCGGGCCTTCGAGGTCGAGCGGCTGAGTCGTGAGGAGTACGCCGCGAGCACCCCGCAGATCAAGGGGCTCGTCGATGGCTGGGCAGACGGGACCAACTACTTTCTTTTCAAGAACCCGTCGGTCAAGCCGCGCCTCCCGATTCGCTATGAAGGCTGGATGGCACTGGCGATGTATCGAGGCCTCAGCTTGATCACCGAGGACATCGACCTTCGTGCCCTTGCGGGGATCGTGCAGCCGGCTCCCCGGGGTAAGGAGGAAGGTTCCAACATGTGGGCGGTCAGCGCCGCCAAAAGCGCGTCGGGTTATCCGATGCTCTTCGTCAATCCGCACACCCCGCTGCTGCCGCTCTACGAGAGTCACTGGATCAGCGACGAAGGCTGGAACATGACCGGCTTGACGGCGTACGCCAACACGGCGGTACCGGTCAAGGGCCACAATGCGCACCTGGGGTGGGCGCTCACGGTCAACAGCTCCGATATGTCTGACGTCTGGGAAGTCGCCTTCGACGATCCGGCCCGTCCGCTCGCGTATCGATACGGCAGCGGTTATCGGATGTCGGTCGAGTGGCGTGATTCGTTGCGGGTCAAGACGGCCAGCGGCGTCGAGACGCGTCATGTTGCGCTGCGCAAAACCCACCATGGTCCGATCGTGGGCGAACGGAACGGCAAGAGCCTGGCCGTCGCGCTGGGGGGCCTCGATCGCGGTGGTTTGTTGCAGCAGTGGTATGCGATGGGTAAGGCCCGCAACTTGGCCGAATTTCGTGACGCGCTCGCGATCAACGGCCTGGTCCATCACAACGTGATGTACGCCGATCGGGACGGGAACATCTTCTTCATTCATTCGGGCGCCGTGCCGCGGCGCGATCCGTCGTTCGACTGGACCAAGCCCGTCGATGGCAGTGATCCGCGCACGGATTGGCAGGGCTACCACACGCCGGACGAGATGCCGCAGGTGCTCAATCCGCCGGCGGGGTGGATGCAGAACACCAACTCGACACCGTTTCTCACCACGGCTGCGGGTGCCAATCCCGATCGCAAGGATTATCCGCGGTACATCGCGCTGCATCCGGACAACTGGCGGGCGCGGGCCTCCCGCCAGCTGCTTGCCGGTCCCGGGAAGTTCACGTTCGAGCGCTGGGCCAGTATGGCGTTCGACACCCGCTTCTATGCGGCCGATCGGGAGCTACCACTGATCGAAGACGAGTGGCGACAGCTGGCGGCCTACGATGCCGATCGTGCGGCGGCGCTGTCGCCGATGGTGAAGGAACTGCTGGCCTGGGATCGGCGGGGCGCGGTGGCCTCAGTGCCGGCGCTCTGGTTCACTCGCTATCAGTGGCTGGCCGGTGCGCGGTCGGCGCGAGCGGATACCACAGCCTGGTTCAGGATGAGCGCACTCGAGCAGGTGCGCGATTCGCTTCGGGCCAGCTTTGGCAGCGAGCGGGTGACGCTCGGTGAGCATCATCGGCTCCAGCGCCCGCACGAGCGCGCCGGCGAGACCGGATATCGGGACGATCGCCCGAGTCTGCCGCTGCCGTCGGCGGACGGCAGCGGGGTCGGGACCATTTTCGCGCTTTCGATGGCTCCGAACACCGGGACAAAGCGCCGATACGCAGGTAGCGGATCCGGCTACGTTGCTGTGATCGAGTTCGGACCGACGATCCGTTCCTGGTCGATCACGCCGTTCGGCCAGAGCGGCGATCCGGCCTCACCCCATTTCTTCGACCAGGCACCGTTGTTTGCTGCGGGGAAGTTCAAGCCGATCTGGTTCACCATGGACGACATCAAGGCGAATCTCTCGCGGGCGTACCGTCCCGGGAACTAGGTGTCGGCGGGCGTGCGACCGGTGACCTGGAGGAACGCAGTATAGGTCTGGAGCCGATTGGTTTTGAGTAGCGCCAGTGCGGTCGCGAAGTCGCCGCGCTCGATGGCCGTGATGATATCGTCGTGCTGGTGGGTGGCCTCGATGGCATGCTCGAGGTGGGAAGCAGACCAGAGTTCGAGTCGCACGACCTGCGCCCGCAACTGATCGAGTAAGTCGCAGAGATGCTGGTTACCGCACGGTTCGGACAACAGATGATGAAATCGGTCGTTCAGGTGGATCGAAGCCCGAATGTCATTGGCCTGGAGCGAGTCGATGCACTCACGATTCGCCTCCCGCAGCAGAGCGATGGTGGCCTCGTCGATCCTGGGGAAGGCCAGCTCACCGGCCAGGACTTCGAGAGCAGCCACGATCGGATAGAGTTCGAGCAGACGATCCACCGATTCGGCCGGTACGCGATAGCCGCGCCGGGCAATCCGCTCGACATATCCGTCGCGGGCCAGCTGTGCCAGGGCTTCGCGAACCGGGGTGCGACTGACGCCAAGTGATTCGCTGACATCTACCTCCCGGACGAACTCTCCCGGGCCTGGTACGCCCCGCAGAATCCCGTCGCGCAGCGCCGAGTAGACCCGGTCGCTCAGGGTCGAGGTCGAAATCGGGTTCCAGGTTCCAGTCACGGTTCGGGGTGCAGGCGCATGTGCCGCGGAAGGTAAGGTCACCCCTTGGGGGCAACAAGGATGGGCAACACGGATAGTGTTGGGCCTCACGGGCCCGGGGAGCGGGGAATGAGGGCAAAGATCATCGGGGTGATCGGCGCGCTGTTAACGGTGAGCCTTGGATGTCGACCGGCTGGCTCGGATGCTGGTCCGGCCGTTCCCGGCGGGCTGCTGCCGCCGCAGGGGACCACCCGGGTCATCGATTTTACGACCGACGAGGGCACCTGGATGTCGGTCGATGTGACGCCCGAGGGGCAGTGGATCGTGTTCGACTTGCTGGCGCAGATCTATCGGGTTCCGATCCAGGGGGGAGAGGCGACGGTGCTGACCGAGTCAGGGGGCAACGCCCTCAACTTCGATCCTGCAGTGTCGCCCGATGGGAAGTCGATTGCCTTCATTTCGGACCGGGGTGGGCAGAACAACGTTTGGGTGATGGCTGCCGATGGAACCGCCCCCCGCTCTGTGTTTGCCGATGAGGCCACCCGCTTTACGGACCCGGCATGGGCGCCGGATGGTCAGAGCCTGGTGGCGGTCCGGACCTTCCGTACGCCGGGTCGCGGCTGGCACCGGCAGACCTCCGAGTTATGGCGGTTGCCGCTCGACGGCACCGCACCGACGCGACTGCTTGGCGGGCAGTTGACCCACTACGAGGCGCCGGCGTTCGATTCGACCGGCCGCTATCTCTACTTTCATGTCTCGTACTCGACCGGTGAGGGCCTGGGCCTGCTGGCCGCCGGACACCGGATTCAGCGGCTCGAACTGGCCTCGGGGCGGATCGAGAACGTCCGCAGCAACGAACCGGCCGAGTTGTCTCCCCAGG
Coding sequences within it:
- a CDS encoding amidohydrolase family protein, whose product is MLIRSVSVLTLALAGALPAQAPRQLQPAVARYVDINEPVVALTNVRLIDGTGTPARTRQTILISGDRIAAVGPTATTAVPSGARRIDLSGHTVMPGIIGLHDHMYYSSAAGGSMKLMLQSYPRLFLSAGVTTIRTTGSVDSYQELNLKRSLGLGEQPGPDIFVTGPYLQGPGPGPGAMYPLSGPEDAARLVRYWSEEGVSWFKAYTQISRASLGAAIKEAHKHGVKVTGHLCSIGFREAVALGIDNLEHGFLDNLEYFPGKQPDQCPSDYVTQRKVYGNLDINGPEVQETIREMVARGVSMTSTLAVIELGSGRPVPRDPRVLAALFPAAAASVDSFYTRSATQNDPVLLKAFKNGMAFERAFVAAGGLLGAGSDPCCLSAIAGYADQRNYELLVEAGFSPEGAVQIMTQNGARILGIADRVGAVLPGQEADLVVLQGDLTGDPGVIRNVVTVYKRGLGFSSAKLTAAVRGMVGVR
- a CDS encoding amidohydrolase family protein; protein product: MALRNRLAALGVCAWLGVVACGGGSSESYDIVLAGGRVMDPESGLDAVRHVGIRGDRIVAVSTSPLRGVQEVDVSGLVVAPGFIDLHAHGQNLSDNRWQARDGVTTALEMEAGVWPVESWYAERAKEGLLNYGGTVGHIGARIQYITGATSENDPAIGRLNAQGFPIWSHQRLEASEFPGLVALIEEGLRVGGLGIGMGINYSPAASPQEIYRVFELAAAHGVPIYVHVRGAGVGEPNGSFGSIQEMLSNALTSGASLHIVHLGSSGLIQGPKLATMIDAARARGVDVTTEVYPYTAASTAIESAIFDPGWQERLGISYGDIQWAATGERLTRESFDRYRKQGGPIIIHLIPETTVDSLVAHPGVMIASDGVPIINGRGHPRGVGTYARVLGRYVRERKALSLMDALGKMSYLPAERLRGALPEMARKGRVQVGADADLTVFDAERVIDRATFDDPAQASEGIPHVMVNGVFVVRDGQLVDGVLPGRQVRRTTPPSP
- a CDS encoding penicillin acylase family protein; the protein is MHLHARLVLSILLGLTATAAAQSRPSRAEVSRWERQARNVTIYRDTYGVPHVHGRTDADAMFGMAYARAEDRFQETEPAYIQALGRLAEVQGEDGVGWDLMVRAFEVERLSREEYAASTPQIKGLVDGWADGTNYFLFKNPSVKPRLPIRYEGWMALAMYRGLSLITEDIDLRALAGIVQPAPRGKEEGSNMWAVSAAKSASGYPMLFVNPHTPLLPLYESHWISDEGWNMTGLTAYANTAVPVKGHNAHLGWALTVNSSDMSDVWEVAFDDPARPLAYRYGSGYRMSVEWRDSLRVKTASGVETRHVALRKTHHGPIVGERNGKSLAVALGGLDRGGLLQQWYAMGKARNLAEFRDALAINGLVHHNVMYADRDGNIFFIHSGAVPRRDPSFDWTKPVDGSDPRTDWQGYHTPDEMPQVLNPPAGWMQNTNSTPFLTTAAGANPDRKDYPRYIALHPDNWRARASRQLLAGPGKFTFERWASMAFDTRFYAADRELPLIEDEWRQLAAYDADRAAALSPMVKELLAWDRRGAVASVPALWFTRYQWLAGARSARADTTAWFRMSALEQVRDSLRASFGSERVTLGEHHRLQRPHERAGETGYRDDRPSLPLPSADGSGVGTIFALSMAPNTGTKRRYAGSGSGYVAVIEFGPTIRSWSITPFGQSGDPASPHFFDQAPLFAAGKFKPIWFTMDDIKANLSRAYRPGN
- a CDS encoding GntR family transcriptional regulator, with translation MTGTWNPISTSTLSDRVYSALRDGILRGVPGPGEFVREVDVSESLGVSRTPVREALAQLARDGYVERIARRGYRVPAESVDRLLELYPIVAALEVLAGELAFPRIDEATIALLREANRECIDSLQANDIRASIHLNDRFHHLLSEPCGNQHLCDLLDQLRAQVVRLELWSASHLEHAIEATHQHDDIITAIERGDFATALALLKTNRLQTYTAFLQVTGRTPADT